The genomic region TCAAAGCTAGAGAGCGAGGGAGATGATCTATATAACATCAAATTTATTAAGGATGAAAGGGGTCAAAGCATAGTAAAAGAAGACAAAATTAGCAAAAGATGTAGAGAGTAATTCTTATCTCTTTTTATTGGGGGAAGACTCGGGAGAAGTGGGGAACAAGAGGACATTGATATAGGACTTACATTATAATAATTGTTTTGCACGAAGGTTGATCGGAAGGAAGAGAGATTGGCTATAGAAAAGATGGAAGAATTAAAGCGGTAAGACCagatcagatttccattgaggcgTGGTGTTGCCTTAGTGATGATGGGGTTAGGTTAGACTTGAAAAAAGCTTATGATAATATCATCGATTTGAAAGACCTTTTTGATGGTAAAATTATCCCACATAGATATATCATTGCTGTTAgatattgtataaaaaaaaaaaaaataaataaaagatacactTCATCTACctaaaataaaatttttaatataacAAAATTTTAACAAAGTAAGAAGTTACATGTTATTAACTAACAACTAAtcaaatttaattattatatttctcTTTTTTACCCTCTTCTTTCTAATATTAAATattaactagtccggaccggcccgcgcgttgcaGCGGGGGCTTTCgagctgcgtattcatatttaacgtgtcgttgtgtatttacagaggggaacacggctcatgtgttaagcgtcgttttagatgtcgttgtgttaagcattttttaaaaagtatccgtttcgaacatagttagttttgttttgttcaataaattttttcgagtgtaacggtgctgtcgggaaaatttaactcgcggcgaacaaaaagatacgggatgtcgttgtgtttagcgatttttaaaaagtgtccgtttcgcgtatagttagtcccgttgggttcgtaagattttttcgagtttaacggtggtctcgaaaaaatttaactcgcgccgAGCGAGACGATAAGactcgttataaattcgggtggattagtttattttattttaaaaaaattatatatattaatactttttacTCCTGAAAAAGTGTGAatttgaggggccgttgtgtaaatgtAGCCGAAGTTGAGGACCGTTTGTAATgtaaacgcaaactcaaaacgacaatccgatataactgaTGAAAATCTCCTCGACTTTTTAGTAGGTAAgagttaattttaatgttaattaatgttaatgttaatgttaatgttaggcTATATCATTTTATAAATAAACTTTTGCAAAATTTACGTGAACATATATTATTTCTCGTTTCTCAAAAAGTAATATCCGTGGTAAATCACTACTAATCGGATCGAACAGTTTCACAAGACAAAAAAGTCAGTAAACCATCCGTAAACGGTAAACCATCCCGGGTTGACCCGTATAAGTTTTCCTCATCAAAACTTACAGACAGCAATTTTTCCGTCGTACTTCACCCGTTCACCGGCTTTCTCACATCCTTCTTCATCATATGAACTTCCATCCTACATAGTAACTTTAAAGGTAATCATTTATTTCAGTCTTAAATAATCATGACCTAGTTCTCACCGATCTGATGTATAACGTTCCTCTATTGATTATCATAATTCGATTACTGATTAATTAGATCGGATATATAATTTTATGTTTTTTATGCATATATAGAGTGATTACAAAATTTTCTGGAGGATCAATATTTGAAAGATCAATCGATCGATCGATGGAGTGGACGACGGTGCAACATCTGGATCTGCGGCATGTTGGCCGTAGTTCGAAACCTTTTCAGCCTCACGCTGCCACATTTCATCCTACTCAAGCTTTGGTAGCTGTTGCTGCTGGAACTTACATCATAGGTATACCTAATCATTTCTATAAATAGACACTTAACTTCATAGttgattagattagattagattatattatattatattagaaGTAGAAGCTGAGTTGGATGCAAATTATATCTTAATTTTATGATATGATGAAATTAATGAGAGGAAATGATGAATATGATGCTGGAGGTATTTACTGTTTATATTGATATTGTAGAATTTGATGCCTACACCGGTAGCAAGATATCTTCGATTAACATTGGTGCTCCTGTGGTTCGGATGTCATATAGTCCTACTAGCGGACACGCAGTCGTAGCTATACTCGAGGTTAGATTATTGCaactacaacttttacttattgatGTAGTGATGCATTCAGGTTTTGATCATCTTTTGATTGATCAAACGTTGTaaatacaactcgtgcatcgttagttgggagagcttgtgcttccgcccatttagatacataatcaatggctacgagtatatatagattattatgagattttggaaatggacccataaagtcaataccccaaatgtcaaatacttcacatacttggatgacattttgtggcatttcatcacgttgacttatttttccggccctttgacaagcatcacaggatttgcaaagaaggtgtgcgtctttgtaaattgtaggccaatagaatccagcatcataaacttttcttgctgttagttgaggcccataatgccctccttttggtcctgtgtgacaatggtttaaaattttactagcttcatctccaaatacacatcggcgtattattccatctggacaacttttaaacaaatgtggatcttcccagaaatagtgttttatatcactgaagaatttctttcgtttttggtacgataatcctttttcaaggaattcacaaactaagtagtttgcatagtctgcaaaccatgggatttcattataatcaatcttcaatagatattcatcaggaaagttgtcttgtatggccgattcatttagaacttctaattcgggattttcaagacgagaaagatgatcagcggcgagattttctgctcctcttttatctcggatttcaatatcaaactcttgtaagagtaagatccaacggattaatcttggtttagcatcttgtttcgaaaataggtatctaagagcagaatggtcggtatagaccaccgtttttgctagaacgagatatgatcaaaatttttcaaaagcaaagacaatagcaaggagttctttttcagtagttgtatagtttgtttgtgctccttgtaacgtcttactagcataatatataggttgaaatcgtttttcaatccttggtcctaaaacggctcccattgcaaaatcacttgcatcgcacattagttcaaatggtagattccaatttggtgttatcatgatcggtgcattagtgagtttctctttaagaatattaaaagatttgatacactcatctgaaaagatgaatggagcatccttttccaggagtttattcataggagtagcaattttagaaaaatcttttatgaaacgtcggtaaaaaccggcatgccctagaaaactcctaactcctctaacattggtgggatgtggaagtttagcaattacatctactttagctatatccacttcaattccttcttttgaaattttatgtccaagaacgatgccttctttaaccataaaatggcatttctcccaattaagtaccagatttgattgttcgcatctaatgagcattcgttccagattagctagacatgtttcaaatgtatcaccgaagactgaaaagtcatccatgaaaacttccatgcattcttctatcatgtcatgaaaaatcgccatcatacacctttgaaacgttgcaggggcgttgcaaagtccaaatggcatgcgtttgtaagcaaaagtaccataagggcacgtgaatgtggttttctcttggtcctcgggtgctattggaatttgaaaatatccgaaaaatccatctagaaaacaatagtaactattttcggctaatctttccaacatttgatcaatgaaaggtaagggaaagtgatcttttctggtggcgtcatttaattttctataatcaatacatacacgccatcctgttacagtcctagtaggaataagctcatttttctcatttgtaatgacagtcatgccacccttcttaggtacgcattgaactgggcttacccatggactatcagagattggataaattagacctgcgtctagcagtttaataatttcttttttaactacatcttgcatattaggatttagtcttcattggcgttgcagatacgttttatgaccttcttccataaggattttatgtgtgcaatacgaaggacttattcctttaatatcatgaatcttccatgcaatggctggtttatgggctttcaacacagaaatgagttgtgatttctcattttcagtaagagaagacgatattattacaggtaattcagattcaccatgtaaataagcgtattccaaatggtttggaagtggctttaactctaattttggaggttcttctatcgatgatttgtatcgatatctgtcttcttcttttagcatttgaatttcttctgttattggtttatatccattagctataagtgtagctaacatttcaacttcatcaattggttcattaccttctcctaaagaacattctcctgttccttgtaattctggaaattcttctaacaattctgcatgtgcatctatagtttgaatataataacatgtatcatctgcagattgcggttgtttcattgctctatcaactgaaaaggtaacactctcgtcctctatacttagggtcaatttcttaccgaacacgtctatcattgctttagccgtgtttaagaatgatcttcctaatatgagaggaacttgagaatcttcttccatgtccagaacaacaaaatctactggaaatactaaagtaccaactttaactagcatgttctccattatccctctaggatattttattgatctatcggctagttgtatgcttattctggttggtttcaattctccaaggtctagtttagcgtatagtgaatttggcattagatttatactagcacctaagtctgccaatgcttctattgaactaagactacccagaaaacatggaattgtgaaacttcctggatcagatagtttttctggtatcttattcaacagcactgctgaacaattagcattcatggtaacagccgagagttcttccattttctttctatttgagattagatctttcaagaatttagcatatctaggcattcctgaaatcacatcaatgaaaggaagatttacatttatctgtttaaacatatccaagaatttggattgctcggcttcaagtttctctttcttcattttactcgggtaaggaagtggtggttggtatggtttaaaataaggtttatccttaactttgttatcttcgttaaccttttcaactaccggttctttttccttatcttgatcaggttgtggttcttgtggagtaggaatagcttcatcagaagttacaggtatttcaggtggtttaagtgttgtactacttcttgtggtaatggctttagctgtttcattccgggggttagcatttgtatcactaggtagacttcccggttttctttcacctattaaccttgctaggttacttacttcttgttccaagttttgaatagaagcttgttgatttctaaatgcttgagcattttgttcattagtttgtttttgagatgtgaaaaactgcgtttgagtttcaactagcttcgtcatcgtatcttctaaattcggctttttatcatcggtttgttgtggtggtttgttttgaaaattaggtctttgctggttgtaagtattattggatacttgttgattgctaggaccttgttggttgttgtatggaatatttcggttatagttctggttttgattgtaaatcggtcttggcggttgataattattctgataattatttccaggcctttggtttatgtatgaaatattctcactttgttccattgttaattcaatactgagacaatcttttgtcaaatgtggtcctccacactgctcacaactaattcgtattgagtgaatatctttagtcatcttttccattcgtctcacgacaacatctatctttgtggaaatagaatctaagtcatggctagaatcggctctagctgttttagatgatctaacgatatctttttcttggtgccactcatgtgagtgggaagcagtgttatcaataattttgtaagcatcagtttcggttttcttcataatagaaccaccagctgctatatctatgtctttccttgtagtgatgtcgcatccttggtagaatatttgtactatttgacaggtgtctaaaccatgttgcggacatcctcttaacaactttccaaatctagtccacgcctcatatagagtttcatttggcttctgtgtgaacgtaacaatttctgcttgaagtcttacggctttagatgcaggaaagaattgtttaagaaattttttaactaaaacatcccatgtatcaatcgccccttcaggtaacgattccaaccaatctttggcttctccctttaaagtccggggaaacaacatgagatatatctgttcatcctcaacttctcttattttaaatagtgtgcagatcttattaaaggtacgtagatgttcatttggatcttccttcggcgcaccactaaattggcattgattggtcaccatgtgtagaatttgtcctttgatttcataatctggcgcattaatgtctggatgagtaattgcgtgaccttggccagtgcgtttagctctcattcggtcttccatacttaaaggttccagattctccataattgaatttgttgaatcggaatcactagaggattctgatttaatggttcgttcctcaacaatctctgtttgaataattggtggttccggaggaaagtttagtggttcaggatctatgaatcgtccctgaatattctccggattctcaattgtgaggtcgggttcaaaaaatggattatcggaaatttgaactggagtacttggtcgactggatgacgattctaaagaaaaattaacggcagtaatatttactaaatgtcttgatctagttacaggtggtgaacctacaaaaggtggtgaacgtcttgctcggtgcattcactgaatatcctattagtttttaaaaggaaagaaaaattataataagttatccaatcaatagacttttctgattttgcccacgtttcgaatagccaaaagatgcagcagaggggcaggattcgtttggtctcaaaataattgaggactgtttggctccaataacccggtccacgtacaaatctaactattactacgaaccagaaaattttgatgtctatcaatttaaccacttaaaataaattttcctaattttaagaaatttagataagaagtagaataaaaatctatgtcctaaaactagaatagcgagaaataagaaagaaaaagagcgcgtcggaaaaaggtcgaaaaagaaaaatggttgaaaaataaaaggtgacggaaaaataaaagaaacttataacacttaaaaacacttgactaacctaaccttattactacaactaacttaaaattataatcgcaaattgagattactaattggaatgataattgatacataggtaaaagtcgtctaaaaatattaaagcttacaggaaaaactaaatcccaaatggaaataacttaaaaagaaactaaaacttaaaaaggcgtcgcaaaattctaaagtacctaaatcttagtctaaagaaaaagcacttaagggattttacgtcaaagcctaaaaatctagaagtaaaaataactatggcaaaaactaaatttaaaactaaatatgagctaaaaatacaaaagttacgctaaaacaattaaaaagggacaaaatataaaaatatacaaaaagttgtaaaaagtacaatttttataaaaatattatttttatattaattatttattaaaactattaattttatattttaattaaactaatttaactaaataaaacaaattaaataaaaagaaactttaaaataaaactaattataataataataattaattatggttaataataataataattaataattactccgtaattaaatgcagattagggtttctgtcggtgtcagggtagctccgcgagttgcggtatttcaagcagcaaaccccgcgagtcgcggggttccaaaattcaactctggtacagttttaaatttgacgcgtttttttttttttctgttttatattttctgtttatatcaaaatatttatataataaaaacttatatttaaaaacttaaataaaaatagaactactttataattttaaaaatatcttaaaaatagatttatatatattaaaattttttttttttcgggttttttttatgttttaaataaaaacaaaatacttaaataaaacttatataaaaataaagaaactttataaaacttaaatatttaacaaaatcttaaaaatacttatatttttgtttttatttttatattttcgaataattaaaaacgtatttttataaaaacgaattttaataaaagtaaactaaaaatctttttttttattatattagcgttgcgcttccggcttttaagcgattccccggcagcagcgccaaaaataacttgatgttttagtagaggggtataaaatactattaatttttagcaggaaatactattaaatacga from Rutidosis leptorrhynchoides isolate AG116_Rl617_1_P2 chromosome 9, CSIRO_AGI_Rlap_v1, whole genome shotgun sequence harbors:
- the LOC139867098 gene encoding uncharacterized protein isoform X4, which encodes MEWTTVQHLDLRHVGRSSKPFQPHAATFHPTQALVAVAAGTYIIEFDAYTGSKISSINIGAPVVRMSYSPTSGHAVVAILEVREFKVNPTLVK
- the LOC139867098 gene encoding uncharacterized protein isoform X1 codes for the protein MEWTTVQHLDLRHVGRSSKPFQPHAATFHPTQALVAVAAGTYIIEFDAYTGSKISSINIGAPVVRMSYSPTSGHAVVAILEHVYSQVRKKSSAVHLFILEILLGVIHDIFQKTLHSSRRVHQDYY
- the LOC139867098 gene encoding uncharacterized protein isoform X6, producing the protein MEWTTVQHLDLRHVGRSSKPFQPHAATFHPTQALVAVAAGTYIIEFDAYTGSKISSINIGAPVVRMSYSPTSGHAVVAILEDLAQLSQE
- the LOC139867098 gene encoding uncharacterized protein isoform X3: MEWTTVQHLDLRHVGRSSKPFQPHAATFHPTQALVAVAAGTYIIEFDAYTGSKISSINIGAPVVRMSYSPTSGHAVVAILEIRVSVGVRVAPRVAVFQAANPASRGVPKFNSGS
- the LOC139867098 gene encoding uncharacterized protein isoform X2 — encoded protein: MEWTTVQHLDLRHVGRSSKPFQPHAATFHPTQALVAVAAGTYIIEFDAYTGSKISSINIGAPVVRMSYSPTSGHAVVAILEVRKKSSAVHLFILEILLGVIHDIFQKTLHSSRRVHQDYY
- the LOC139867098 gene encoding uncharacterized protein isoform X5, with translation MEWTTVQHLDLRHVGRSSKPFQPHAATFHPTQALVAVAAGTYIIEFDAYTGSKISSINIGAPVVRMSYSPTSGHAVVAILEKLQLPIIFYDDM